In Pangasianodon hypophthalmus isolate fPanHyp1 chromosome 5, fPanHyp1.pri, whole genome shotgun sequence, the DNA window AGAGAACTTGATGGTAGTGTACGATACTGTAATGAGTAGTGTTTTAGGTAGAAGCATCAAGTTCCTttagattatttattactttttaaatgtgatgtAGGGAACATTTGTTGACTATTGAGACTTTTGATAATTGGTaccagcacaatgcataaaatcatgcagatacaggtcaagagcttcagttaatgttcacatcaaacatcagaatgtggaaaataaGATCTCAGTGACTGCTgcatggttgttagtgccagGCTGGTatctgtatttcagaaactgctgatttcctggaaTTTTACACAgtttggtgtgaaaaacaactgagcagcagttctgcaggtgaaaacaccttgttgatgagaggagAATGGGCAGACTGGTTTCagttgacaggaagtctacactAACTCAAATACTCCAACCAGCTtgtctggcactaacaaccacgccacagtcactgagatcagctttttcctcattctgatgtttgatgtgaacgttaactgaagctcttgacttgtatccgTGTGATTTTGTCCACTGCTCTGCTTCCACATGATcgactgattggataattgcatgaatgtgcaggggtgtgtggcggtctgggaaaacccactgGATGTAgttgtggctgaattctgagaaacagccaaaaatgttttgaccaaaatattgtttttgatGTTGACATCtctattttaagaaaacataaatattaccAAAACAACATAATTTCAATACTACACTCATCACATTGGTTACTGACATTAAGGATTATGCTGTCCAAatcaacagcaataataataatagtaataaaaataaaaacatctttcAGTCATACACTATCAGAAGAAAAAGTCTACATAGGTACAGGTACCATTAAAAGCACAAAATTGGACCTTAAAATCcaattatatacattaaatgcattttaacgATGCACTACATACCATTTACACCATACGTACAGGTATGAGACACTACTGAGGATCTTTTTTGTCCTGAGATTGTCTGGGAACAGCTTACtgaataatatttcatttataatttgcAAACAATGTTTGATTTCATTGGGATTGCTAAATGATTATAATAACTTTTCATCTAGCTCATTTATATCAATTCTATATTGTTTATTAGCTGCATACTTTGTGACTGTGTGAAAATGAATTACTCTTGGTGCTTGCAAAAATTAGTGACAAGCAGCTTTTGCTCTGTGTAATTCACTCACCACTTTTTTACCTGtgcataatgaataaaacagtcCATTATGACccgacattttttttgtattttattatgtacAATAGTTcaaaaagaaattatatacaaGGATAACAATAAGAATGTTAAAGTACAATACTAATAAAAGAAGCACACAGTCATTACTGGCTACTGATGAGTTTTGCCAGTAAAAGCCCAACTGTATTGTAGCTTCTTAACAGTTAAAAATGTACAGGACTGAGCTTATCATTAATATCTGTATGAAGTCAGGCAGTCTTTGGAGGATTGTGTAGTGCCACAAACTCTTTCCTGACATTAGCCAGAAAGGCAGAGAGGTTGTTGGTCTCCTGCAGTCGACGCTCCAGATGATCCATCTGAGCCAGGGGAGGATCACAGGAGAcgactgaaagagaaaaatcatATATTTGATAAATCCTGTTTTGCTTTGCATACAgtcgtcatgttttattctgggTTACAACCATTTTGTTATTTCAAATgaccaaacttttttttttttttttaatggcatttggcagacacccttatccagagcgacttacaataatctcatttatacaactgagcagttgagggttaagggccttactcaagggcccagcagtggcatcttggtggtgctgggatttgaactctcaaccttccgatcagaagtccaacgtcttaaccactgactAACTGAATGTGGATACATCATTACTTTTAACTAACATTTCTCAAACCTGTCTTCAGGTGCCCCAAGATGGTCCATATTTATGCTCTCTCCTGGCTCCTAAAAGACCTGAACTAGTTATTCAGTGTTTTGCACTGGTGTGATTAGTATCACAAGCTGTGAGCAGGTTTGGGAAACGTTGCATTGACAAAAGCCACATGTGTAATGTTCTAAACTGTAACTTGTGAGTCACTGTGGTCTGTTCATTTATTCCCTGTTCCCCATGTTCCTTTATTATTCTACAGGGCTGcaaaaactaatcaacaaaatttcaataataaaaatacttggCAAAgaatttcattattcattatcagTTATTTGCTTTGTGTTATCAAGCCTGCATCACTTCACACAACAAGTAACAAAGCTACTGGAATGAATTAGCTTAAAAGTAGCTAAATTACTTTTattaacatatacagtatataattttaatatgtgTTGTGTTTCAAGTCATCAAGTAATATTGTTTTGAACTTAAATGTAACTAACCTTAGTTAAGAGTTTTGTAGTAGTATTAGTTGATTTAAACACTGCAAAGAAAtactttaaatacttttttgtatttagtatattaattattatatttaaaaaaaaaaaaaaggataatcaACTGTCAGAATATTCAGTAATTGCAGCTCAATCCATGTCTATGtccatctgcttttttttttttttaatgttggtCTTTACAGATGGATAACTAGTCTAACCTGTCAATTTATTTGCTTAGCTTTACTAAAAAGTGCTCTTATTATTCATAAAAACATATCTGTATCATCTTTCAGTTGTGAACAGTAACAATCCTTCAAGTGACTGGCACCTGATCTCCAGGTGGATAAACTATTATTTCTGCTTATGCACACAAGCCTCAGTGTTAttccaaatacacacataaagcACAATGGCAGAGTGATGAATCTTCACCCAGGAGCAGAAATATACCACAGTTCTGCACACTGACACATTGACAGCCCTGCGTGGAACTATAAAATGCTCAGGGGGTAAAATAGTGGGCATCAGCTTTTCATGCACCTCAGGCGTTTCAGATTAAGCTTTTGTGCATGCTAGTAAAGTAACTGCATTGACTTACTTTGGTACACGCCATCCACATTAATCCTTAAAAGAAAAGTGTAGGCACTTTGTGGATTCTTGTGGTTGATGTTTCTGAAGATGAATTGCAGCttctcaccttcacacacacacatattcatactAATTATATTTTGCCACTTTTGTACAATCAGttatcagtaataataaatgatatcaTCCAGGTAAAAGATTTTCATAACCATTAAATATGTAGAAACTGAAAAGGTTTACCTTGGATTTTTCTGATCTCGAGGCTTAGCCGTTCCTGGAAGATCTCTTTAATTTTGTTCAAGTTCTTTAGCCGGTCCTTGTTGGCTTTGTTTTGTGAGTGaatcacttaatttttttttttaagtggaaaACATGAAAGCAAAAACATTACTTGAGTAATGACTGTTGAACACTGACCAGAGAGTGTAACattcagaaatgtttgtgtgtgtgtgtgtgtgtgtgtgtgtgtgtgtgtgtacaagcaGATTTCATACATTCTCTGTTCTTGGCCTGTTCCTGCTTCAGCTTCTCAATCTTCTGAATAAGGAGTTCTTTATGGCTTTCTTTGTCCTGGATCGATCCCAAGATTTCCGGTCGttctccatttctctccctCATGATGGAATTCTGACGTTTCAGCtcttaaaatggaaaataacatTTCCACAGATTGGTACCTTCCACTTAACAAAACAGATTCCACATCAGATTGAAACGCAAGTGCTAAAGTGAGCACGCACCTTCTGTATAAGCCTGTATGGTCTCAAACATGGTCTCGTCTTCCCGGCACTTTTTCGAGCATGTATCTATAGAACAAAAGATTCATGTCAGTGTGATTTAATGTCACAATAACCTCTAGTTTGTACAATTACAGTGTTGCAGGCTGAAAGTCTTGCTGTCTCTTTATGGACACTTCAGCTAATTCAGAACTCAGCAGCCTGCAGTATTACAAGGAAAAGAAAGGCAGAGCATATCACTCCAGGCTTATTAAAGCTACAATTACTGCCTATTAAGTTATGCATTGAATACAATGTCCTGCTTGAAACGTTTAAAGCTTTAAATCATTTCACTCCGAGGTATCGTGCAGATCTGAGAGCACTTCACTCAGCTCAGCTGATAGTAGATCATTTTCATCACTCCTGAATTTGGGAATAATGTCCCAGAGAACAAAATCTCgctatagcattttttttccatacgaTCTATTATCTTGTTAGGCACACTTTTCATGATTTGTAGTCATTCTGTAGCTTCATATTGAAATATAATCACTAATTAGGTTGCGAATGTTTtagcataaatatttaaacttttaatCTTTTACTCATTTTGTACTCAAATTAAAAGacaaacaacataaagtgtgttagtaaggtgttgtGCCACGAAAAGCCCCCAGAAGAGCTTCAATGCACATTGGGagagattctacaagtctctagACCTGCACTGGaagaatgaacacaaatcttTCCTCAgttagtgttttgatgatggtggtggagagcgctgtctaacaccTCGCTTCCAAATCTCCAACAGGTTCacttgggttgagatctggtgactgtgaaggccatagatTATGATTTACACctttttcatactcatcaaagcaatcagtgagccctcatgcctTGTGGATggggacactgtcatgctggaagagaccactcccaccAGGACAGAAGCAGGAAAGGAGgaggaaagaaacaaaagtgatcagtcagaagaactctATTGATCTGTAGtgaagtggacccaaaccatgcagAGAAATgcccccacagcataacagaggtttttgtgtgaatgcATGTAAGAGGTCAGACCCAGTGTCTTACCCAGAACAGACTTCATGTACTGTTTGTGCGCCTGGCAGAACTCCACTGTAGCCTCGTTCAGCATTTCACCCATTGCCTGGGACAACAGTTTAGTCCTGATTTCCTCCAGCTTGCTGCTGAACTTTTCCCCGACGTCAAGATCTTTGATGGATGCCATTTACACCTTGAAAGAATCGAAATTTAACAGTTGTATTAGCTACAAGAGTTCTTCAGTTACCCTATCAAAAGTGTTGTCTTTTCCTCGCACTCAAATTCGGACAAGTCCCGCCCCCCTGTGCCAGGATTGGTTTGTTGTTCATACAAAAAAAGCAATACGACGAATGGATAGTCTGAGCATGAAACAGTAGCCAATCCGAGCGCAGAGGCGGGATGCTATTAGCCAATCAGAGCGTGACTTTGTAGCAAACACAgatgggagagaaaaaaacttcTAACGGAAAAGCTAGATGGCTAACTTAGCTAGATAACGAACTCCAAGATCACACAGTGCAGCTCtaacttttttttcagctgaCATCGTTGCACAGATTGTAGCTGTCAAACGATTTGAAGTCCAGCACACAGGACTGAAGGATGTAACAGTTCATACCTGTTTACAATCCGAACCGATATTACCGCGTCCTATTTCAAAAAGAGGCGCCCGGAAGTCAACGCAATCAGGAAGTGACGTTATGTCACGTATGggaagaaataaaattgaaaaacttatattatattatttattaaatttaa includes these proteins:
- the spc25 gene encoding kinetochore protein Spc25 yields the protein MASIKDLDVGEKFSSKLEEIRTKLLSQAMGEMLNEATVEFCQAHKQYMKSVLDTCSKKCREDETMFETIQAYTEELKRQNSIMRERNGERPEILGSIQDKESHKELLIQKIEKLKQEQAKNRELIHSQNKANKDRLKNLNKIKEIFQERLSLEIRKIQGEKLQFIFRNINHKNPQSAYTFLLRINVDGVYQIVSCDPPLAQMDHLERRLQETNNLSAFLANVRKEFVALHNPPKTA